Proteins encoded within one genomic window of Platichthys flesus chromosome 13, fPlaFle2.1, whole genome shotgun sequence:
- the LOC133967270 gene encoding LOW QUALITY PROTEIN: actin-related protein 3-like (The sequence of the model RefSeq protein was modified relative to this genomic sequence to represent the inferred CDS: inserted 5 bases in 3 codons), whose protein sequence is MAQRLPACVVDCGTGYTKLGYAGNTEPQFIVPSCIAIKESAKVGDQAQRRMMKGVDDLDFFIGDEAVDKPSYSTKWPIRHGIVEDWDLMERFMEQIIFKYLRAEPEDHYFLLTEPPLNTPENREYTAEIMFESFNVPGLYIAVQAVLALAASWTSRQVGERTLTGTVIDSGDGVTHVIPVAEGYVIGSCIKHIPIAGRDITYFTQQLLREREVGIPPEQSLETAKAVKERYSYVCPDLVKEFSKYDTDGSKWIKQYTGINSISKKEFTIDVGYERSXRPEIFFHPEFANPDFTQPISEVVDEVIQNCPIDVRRPLYKNVVLSGGSTMFRDFGRRLQRDLRGRLXCRLKMSEELSGGKLKPKPIDVQVITHHMQRYAVWFGXSMLASTPEFYQVCHTKKDYEEIGPSICRHNPVFGVMS, encoded by the exons ATGGCTCAACGCTTACCGGCATGTGTGGTGGACTGCGGCACAGG TTACACCAAACTGGGGTATGCAGGGAACACAGAGCCACAGTTCATCGTTCCATCAT GTATCGCCATCAAAGAATCAGCCAAGGTCGGGGACCAGGCCCAGCGGAGGATGATGAAGGGGGTGGATGACTTGGATTTCTTCATTGGAGATGAAGCAGTAGACAAACCCTCATATTCCACTAAG TGGCCAATCCGTCATGGGATTGTGGAGGACTGGGACCTCATGGAGCGCTTCATGGAGCAGATCATCTTCAAGTACCTGAGGGCGGAGCCTGAGGACCACTACTTCCTCCTG ACCGAGCCTCCCCTCAACACACCGGAGAACCGAGAGTACACAGCTGAGATCATGTTCGAGTCCTTCAACGTGCCAGGGCTGTACATCGCTGTGCAG GCTGTGCTCGCCCTCGCCGCCTCCTGGACATCCAGACAGGTTGGAGAGAGGACGCTGACGGGGACGGTCATCGACAGCGGAGACGGTGTCACTCACGTCATCCCTGTG gcTGAAGGTTACGTTATTGGCAGCTGTATAAAGCACATCCCCATCGCAGGGCGAGACATCACCTACTTCacccagcagctcctgagggagagggaggtgggcATCCCCCCCGAGCAGTCGCTGGAGACAGCTAAGGCGGTGAAG GAGCGGTACAGCTACGTGTGCCCGGATCTAGTCAAAGAGTTCAGCAAGTACGACACAGACGGCTCCAAGTGGATCAAGCAGTACACCGGCATCAACTCCATCAGCAAGAAGGAGTTCACCATCGACGTCGGCTACGAGCGCTC TCGGCCTGAGATCTTCTTCCACCCCG agTTTGCCAACCCTGACTTCACCCAGCCCATCTCCGAGGTCGTGGACGAGGTCATTCAGAACTGCCCGATTGATGTCAGGCGTCCGCTCTACAAG AACGTTGTTCTCTCAGGAGGCTCCACCATGTTCAGGGACTTCGGGCGCCGCCTGCAGAGAGATTTAAGAGGTCGGTT ATGCCGACTGAAGATGAGCGAGGAGCTGAGTGGAGGAAAGCTCAAG ccAAAACCAATCGATGTCCAAGTCATCACTCATCATATGCAGAGATATGCAGTGTGGTTTG GATCAATGTTAGCATCAACT CCGGAGTTCTACCAGGTCTGCCACACCAAGAAGGACTATGAAGAGATCGGGCCGAGCATCTGTCGCCACAACCCTGTGTTCGGGGTCATGTCTTAA